The following is a genomic window from Hemitrygon akajei chromosome 6, sHemAka1.3, whole genome shotgun sequence.
AAACCAAAACAGAAGCTTCCACTATGATTCATGCAGATTATGAAAAAAAATTGAACTTTACAGTGGACATACTCCACATTCTAAGCTGCTCTTGTAATTACACAAACATTTGGTAAATACTCAATAGAAAATACTGTCAATGAATCAGGTTAGAGGTAAATAAAATTTAACATATAAAAATTGCTTGTTTTAATGTTTGGGTATTAATATTTGTTCAAAAAGAGCAATAATTTTTCAGAAGCTTTTTGTTAAATCCTGGTGATTTAATGCTATGACTTCAGCATAGTTCACAGCTTGATTCTCAAAAGCACACACACCAGTTATTTTTccagaattcagccattcaggTGCATGGAGGACTTTGTGAAGAGGAATGCTATTAGGAAATCAACAACAAtcctaaaccagaagaaatgGCACGAGATGTTTTACAAAGGTAATTGATCATAAATCAGAAGCACTCAAGATTTTTAATCCCCACTCTCCAAAATGTTTTCCATGTAAAAATTGTTAACTTTATGCTTCTTTTGCCAGCTGCTTGTTTTTATAATCCACAATAGACCAAAATAGACACTTTTCTCCTTTATTTCCACTCCAATCCAGCAGAATTCTACTTTAAACCAGGCTGCAAAATTGGTAAACATTCTATTTGCATGATTTAGCATTAGAAGAGCTGCTACAAATAACAGAAATTAACAGGATAACCAAATCACCACGTGACTGCAAACTTATGCGTAACAGTACAAAAATGTAATAttacaaaagcaaaataaaaactaATACAAATAGCAGCCCTCTAAAGTCATTTAAACTTCACATCATCCTCAGGTGTCAACTTCAGTTTGCTTCATCCTTTGAAGCCTCGTCAAAGTTCTCAACAAGATCTAGAGGAAACAAGAATCACCGTTTAGACAGCATTACTTCAACATTGAAGCAGTCAAGTGAGCTCTATTAAGTATGAACATCAATATTCTAATAATATATAGAAATAAATGTATTCACGACACCTAATTTGTTGTCAGTAGCAATTATTTCCCTACTTGTTTTATTTGGGGAGAGATCAAACACAAGTGCTATGTGCCTGCTTGTTAACAACTGAAGTTAGGTTTGAAACAATAGTTAACTCTCCTTGCTTTTCCCATATTAATATTAGTATATTTTAATTACCTGgaacttcatcatcatcatcctcaCCAGAAGCAAGTGGTGCTTTGCTGTCCACAGCTGAAATCAAAACAATTTGGTGAAAATTGAGCATTATGAAAATCAAAATGATACTCAAAGTCAAACTTCCCTTTATATATTGAACTTCATCTTAAATACATTAATGATTAAACTGAATGCAGAACCAAACCTAGAAAGAAAACTTAAGCTCATTATGCTTGTGCAAGCACATTAAAAGTATAATAAAATTACCCCCACTCATataccctgccccccccccttcattGCTCAGTAATCAAATTACTGGAAAAGCTTCTATCAGACAGATGTCTCAAACCAACAATCTTTTTGTATGATATCACTTCTTTCCTGACAGGGCCTCTGATTTAATAGCTGGTGTATAATGACCCCCATTAATATCTAACAATTTCAAATACCTTTGGCATCCAATGGAAATGTTAATTGATAAGCACACATGTTGAAACTGAGAATTTGTGTCaacaaaaacaaaatacaaaAGTGAACCTcaattatgatttttttttagcgGCTGAACTGACATAAATTAACTGTAAGATTCCGAATCAGGATATCACTAGCATTTATTGTTAGGGTTATATCTTAGAagtaaacagtgcaaaaaaaaaagaaaaaaggtagtgaggtactgaAAAAAGAATCTAATGTTTAAAAAGTAAGGTACTAGTGAAGTATTGTTGAATGTCTATTTGGAAGTGTAATAGCAGAgcggaagaagctattcctgaagtggtgagtgtgtgccttcgggcaccaatacttcctccctgatgttagtgaggaggagagggcatgccctgggtgatgggggtccttactgCTCACTGACGTCAGGGTGGCTAGTTCCCACGATGgagctgagttcacaactttctggatcttgtgcagtgcccccccccccctataccagacagtgatgcagctagttagaatgctctccactgtatattTGTAGAAtatagtgtctttggtgacatacagaaTGTTCTctagctcctaatgaaatataactgcctTCTTAGTAAGTGCATCGATAAGCTGGGTCTAGGATAGATCCACAGAGaggttgacacccagaaactttaAATTGCTCACCCTTGCCACTACTgattcctcaatgaggactggtgtgtttgcccttgtcttaccctttctgaaggccacaatcaattcttgggctgttgttgcaacaccaatcacccagctgatctgtctcactcttgGATGACCtcaccaccatctgaaattccgccAATACTTGTGCAGGCAGAAAATTTAGAGATGGCCTGTTGGCTCTGCCTAGCCAGTCATGGGTGTGGAAAGATAGGGTAGAGCACTGGGCTAAGCACAAAACCTTGAGATGTGTCAGTGTTGAAGACCAGCAAGATGGAAATGTTACTTCCAGTGCACAGAATGTGGTCTTCTGGTGATGAAGCGGAGGATCGAATTGCAGAGGGAGGGAGGGCGAGTGAGTGAGTGTAATATATTTATCTTAGAGCTGTAAGAATGGTTGTGTTAAATGTTGacctgtagtcaatgaacagcagttTGACCAAAACATTAGTATTGTCCAAGTCATCCAAGGCCACATGAAGAGCCGATGAAATTGCACTCACTGTAGAGCTATTgcagcaataggcaaattgcagtggatccaggcccttgcttaggcaggagttgattctagccataattAACTCTCAGAGCACTTCAAATGTGAGCGCTACtattaaggcagctcactctgctcttcttggcAATAGTATGATTGTTGCCgttttgaagtaggtgggaatTTTTGAATGTAGCAATGTGGGATTGAAAATGTTTTTGAACACACCCAGCAGTtgattggcacagattttcagagccctaccaggtacaccactgGGTTCTGCTACCTTGCCAGAGTTGAATTACTGAATGTGTTTATAGATAACCCACCATAGTTTAAAATCACCTGTGAAGTACAATCACGATCAAAGATCAACATACTTACGTTGTTTAGGCAGAGACTCTGCCAGCCGCCTCAAGCTAGTCAGACTATCAGCTCCAAGTTGGTTCAAGATACTGGGCAGCATCTCAGTCAGCTGCTTAGTCTCTGCATGTCCTGTGATCGTAAATGTGTTTGCAGCAAGTGAAGCCTGAACTTTAGGATTATTAAAATGGATGACTGTTCCCTGGTTTGTGAACATATTCACCTACAacaaaaattaaaaatatttactAAGTTTTATCATCTTAGAAAGGGGAAAATATACAAAAATTATCCTACAAAAACAAAGTTTGCACTTCAAAATTATCAACAATATGTTTATCAATTCTAATATAGATtagatcagggattcccaactgaGTTCATGGACCTGTTTGTTAATGTTAGGGCTCCGAACATAAATAAGGTAGGGAACCCCTAGAATAGATAATATAAGTGCCAACTGTACTGCTGGTTACCATGACTCATTAGTCTTTTAGTTTTAAAATGGAACCTCATCATTCATGAATTAGAGGCAACTCtaaatagatttgtttttactttaacaatgtaaaatgaaaaaaaattatttacatAATTTGAGGAAAAACTCAGTATTATACAGTCTCTACTGAACATTTCCCCATTTATAACATCAGGCCAAGCACAATAATAATTAGGCATTAAAATCTCAATTCACATTTAACCAAAATTAATCATGGATACAGCAAAGTAATCTAATTAGACATCCCTTATCCTTGTGCACCCAATGTAATCTGCATTTTATTCTACTTGTTTCTCCCCCACACACTACCATCTTGGAAGTGTGATCCTTATTTTTAGACATTCCACAACTGAAGCATCTTTATAAATCTATTTAGAAtttcacattaaaaaaaatatcagGAAGGATTAACCAAAACACAAGCTGTAATTAAAATTAAACTTACTGTGTAAACTTGAAAGCAATACCTGGCTTCATGTATGGACAAACTGAAGTACAAATCTGCATATCACTGTGGGTTTTAATCCATAGAAAACTTCATATCAGAGATTTGAAACACACTCCTAAACTTATGGACCTTTCTTCCTGTAAAAATATTCCCCAGCTGTCCAGTCATCTTCTCCAAGTGTCAGTACCAGGATTATTGCACTATTAGAACCCTCAGTGTGTTCAAGGAGCAGAAGACTTACTGAGATCTTCCAATAAAAGAG
Proteins encoded in this region:
- the btf3 gene encoding transcription factor BTF3, with translation MKEIIMNQEKLAKLQAQVRIGGKGTARRKKKVVHRTATADDKKLQFSLKKLGVNNISGIEEVNMFTNQGTVIHFNNPKVQASLAANTFTITGHAETKQLTEMLPSILNQLGADSLTSLRRLAESLPKQPVDSKAPLASGEDDDDEVPDLVENFDEASKDEAN